From the genome of Edaphobacter dinghuensis, one region includes:
- a CDS encoding M16 family metallopeptidase, producing the protein MRVRGMIASTVLLGIALCCAAKAQDLASFEKRTTVKVLPNGLTLIVCERPEAPVFSFYTLVDAGSADDPQGASGLAHMFEHMAFKGSTEIGTTDYPAEKVALAKVEVAYAAYDAEFRKRVGQDPAKLAQLKKVFQDAQAAAEKYVIPNQFSEIAEQNGAVGINASTEEDSTQYFWSMPSNRLQLWAYLESQRIGHPVEREFYKERDVVQEERRMRIDSSPIGRMVEQLLATAYVAHPYGRSGVGWESEISQVTATEAEAFHKKYYVPSNIVIAVVGDVKASTAMPILERYFAPIPAGPKPEPMTTIEPPQFAEKSVVIKEATQPFYIEGYHRPDYRDPDDAVYDAISDIFSNGRTARLYRSLVRDQRIAAEAEGFSGFPGDKYPGLFAVYAVPLPGHTPEEMRTAIHKQLDLLKTQDVSDEELARFKTRARADLLRGLADNEGLAHQLAEYQTRFGDWRELFRQLDKIDAVNKADIRRVANKIFLASNRTSAQIDFVPPQQSHAPAHPTPASAQTGGAK; encoded by the coding sequence GTGCGAGTTCGAGGGATGATCGCGTCGACCGTACTGCTGGGAATCGCTCTGTGCTGTGCAGCGAAGGCGCAGGATCTGGCCAGTTTCGAGAAGCGAACGACAGTAAAGGTTCTGCCTAACGGCCTGACGCTCATCGTCTGTGAGCGTCCCGAAGCCCCCGTCTTCAGCTTCTACACACTGGTTGACGCTGGTTCGGCAGACGACCCGCAGGGCGCCAGTGGCCTTGCTCACATGTTCGAGCACATGGCCTTCAAGGGCTCCACAGAGATTGGCACCACCGACTACCCCGCTGAAAAAGTAGCTTTGGCAAAGGTTGAAGTAGCCTATGCCGCCTACGACGCAGAGTTTCGCAAGCGCGTCGGACAAGACCCAGCCAAGCTCGCTCAGCTCAAAAAAGTATTTCAGGACGCGCAGGCAGCAGCCGAAAAATACGTCATTCCCAATCAGTTCTCCGAGATCGCCGAGCAGAACGGCGCAGTAGGCATCAACGCATCCACCGAAGAAGACTCTACGCAATACTTCTGGAGTATGCCGTCCAACCGGCTGCAACTCTGGGCCTATCTCGAAAGCCAGCGCATCGGCCATCCCGTCGAGCGCGAGTTCTATAAAGAGCGCGATGTAGTCCAGGAAGAGCGCCGCATGCGCATTGACTCTTCCCCCATCGGCCGCATGGTCGAGCAACTCCTGGCCACAGCCTACGTGGCGCATCCCTACGGCCGCAGCGGAGTCGGCTGGGAGAGCGAGATCAGCCAGGTCACCGCAACCGAAGCCGAGGCATTTCACAAAAAATATTATGTCCCCTCAAACATCGTTATCGCGGTAGTCGGCGACGTAAAAGCATCCACCGCGATGCCTATCCTTGAGCGTTACTTCGCTCCCATCCCCGCAGGCCCCAAGCCTGAGCCGATGACCACCATCGAACCCCCGCAGTTTGCCGAAAAATCCGTGGTCATTAAAGAGGCAACGCAGCCCTTCTATATTGAGGGCTACCACCGCCCCGACTATCGCGACCCCGACGATGCGGTCTACGACGCCATCAGCGACATCTTCTCCAACGGACGCACCGCGCGTCTCTATCGCAGCCTTGTCCGCGATCAGCGCATCGCGGCAGAAGCCGAAGGCTTCAGCGGGTTTCCCGGCGACAAATATCCCGGCCTCTTCGCGGTCTACGCCGTTCCCCTCCCCGGACACACGCCCGAAGAGATGCGCACCGCCATACACAAACAACTCGATCTCTTGAAGACTCAGGATGTATCCGACGAAGAGCTGGCTCGCTTCAAGACCCGCGCCCGTGCCGATCTATTGCGCGGCCTCGCCGACAACGAAGGACTCGCCCACCAGTTAGCTGAATATCAAACTCGCTTCGGAGACTGGCGAGAGTTGTTCCGGCAGTTAGACAAGATCGATGCCGTCAACAAGGCCGACATTCGCCGCGTCGCCAATAAGATCTTCCTCGCCAGCAACCGCACCAGCGCGCAGATCGACTTTGTGCCACCGCAACAAAGCCACGCCCCCGCTCATCCAACACCTGCCTCAGCGCAAACCGGAGGTGCAAAATGA